Proteins from one Nakamurella multipartita DSM 44233 genomic window:
- the smpB gene encoding SsrA-binding protein SmpB, giving the protein MNKIAKTQSSNRPTGRQIIASNRKARHDYEILDTYEAGISLTGTEVKSCRAGRATLVDGYATISEDEVWLRGVHIAEYAEGTWTNHAPRRARKLLLHRSEILKLTSKMRESGTALIPLSLYFSNGRVKVELGLARGKREYDKRQSIAKRDADRELERYAGRRAKGRV; this is encoded by the coding sequence ATGAACAAGATCGCCAAGACCCAGAGCAGCAACCGGCCGACCGGCCGGCAGATCATCGCGTCCAATCGCAAGGCCCGGCACGACTACGAGATCCTGGACACCTACGAGGCCGGGATCTCGTTGACCGGCACCGAGGTCAAGTCCTGCCGGGCCGGCCGGGCGACCCTGGTCGACGGCTACGCCACGATCAGCGAGGACGAGGTGTGGCTGCGCGGGGTGCACATCGCCGAGTACGCCGAGGGCACCTGGACCAACCATGCGCCGCGCCGGGCCCGCAAGCTGCTGCTGCACCGCTCCGAGATCCTCAAGCTGACCAGCAAGATGCGCGAGAGCGGAACCGCGTTGATCCCGCTGTCGCTGTACTTCAGCAACGGCCGGGTCAAGGTCGAGCTGGGCCTGGCCCGCGGCAAGCGCGAGTACGACAAGCGGCAGAGCATCGCCAAGCGGGACGCCGACCGGGAGCTGGAGCGTTACGCCGGCCGCCGGGCCAAGGGCCGCGTCTGA